Proteins encoded in a region of the Nitrospirota bacterium genome:
- a CDS encoding TolC family protein, with amino-acid sequence MTLFLLFTVHFSLFTANAFAEDLKLQELIDEALKNNHEILMAESKWKTSTYRIPQAKSLPDPMFMVGYQNEGWKRYTYGEMEGAQWMLSASQMFPFPGKLSLKGEMATKDSESLNASYSAIRLKTIARVKELYYELFLTYKDIDLVGDKNTLFSRIEDAAIARYSSGMGPQQEVLMAQTEKYMLIEKEEMLRQKIQSLEAMLNTTLSRDVNSPLGRPGEPTSTAYTYDMDELIRVAYENSPEIKVRERMIAAAEAKVKMAEGTKQRQAVNEAKSFRSEAAHELEAARFMLSSSIRDNYSMLKTSERLMELYKNGLIPKTYQDFELALAGYVTGKVEAITVINRLKSLLDFELLYWRQVVEREKAIAKLEAITGVKSRESGVGSQEGK; translated from the coding sequence TTGACCCTTTTCTTACTATTCACTGTTCACTTTTCACTGTTCACTGCCAATGCCTTTGCTGAGGACCTAAAGCTCCAGGAGTTAATTGATGAGGCATTAAAAAACAATCATGAGATCTTGATGGCTGAGTCAAAATGGAAGACATCGACCTACAGGATTCCTCAGGCAAAGAGTCTTCCTGACCCTATGTTCATGGTGGGTTACCAGAATGAGGGATGGAAGAGATACACATATGGAGAGATGGAGGGAGCGCAGTGGATGCTCTCTGCATCCCAGATGTTTCCATTCCCCGGGAAACTCTCCTTAAAAGGCGAGATGGCTACAAAGGATTCAGAAAGTCTGAATGCATCGTATAGCGCTATAAGATTAAAAACCATAGCGAGGGTTAAAGAGCTTTATTATGAACTATTCCTTACTTACAAAGATATAGACCTCGTTGGAGATAAGAACACTCTTTTTTCAAGGATAGAGGATGCAGCTATTGCCCGATATTCGTCAGGAATGGGTCCTCAACAGGAGGTATTGATGGCTCAAACAGAAAAGTATATGCTCATTGAGAAAGAGGAGATGTTAAGGCAGAAGATACAATCACTGGAGGCAATGCTCAATACCACACTCAGCAGGGATGTCAACTCTCCTCTCGGCAGACCTGGCGAGCCAACTTCTACAGCATACACATACGACATGGATGAGCTTATCAGGGTGGCTTATGAAAATTCCCCTGAAATAAAGGTCAGGGAGAGGATGATCGCAGCGGCAGAGGCAAAGGTGAAAATGGCAGAGGGGACAAAACAGCGACAGGCTGTGAATGAAGCAAAATCATTCAGGTCAGAGGCAGCCCATGAACTTGAGGCGGCCAGGTTTATGCTTTCATCGAGCATCAGGGATAATTACTCCATGCTTAAGACATCAGAGAGGCTAATGGAATTATACAAGAACGGTCTTATACCAAAGACATACCAGGATTTTGAATTAGCCCTTGCTGGTTATGTAACAGGGAAGGTTGAAGCTATAACTGTTATAAACAGGCTAAAATCTCTCCTTGATTTTGAGCTTCTATATTGGAGACAGGTTGTGGAGAGGGAAAAAGCGATAGCGAAGCTTGAAGCAATAACAGGAGTCAAAAGTCGGGAGTCAGGAGTCGGGAGTCAGGAGGGGAAATGA